From the Streptomyces sp. KMM 9044 genome, one window contains:
- a CDS encoding DUF3027 domain-containing protein has protein sequence MSAATTRSRTPDRLCAEAVDLARAAAEEAAAPGVVGEHEGLVSEGDRVVTHFFACRELGYRGWRWAVTVARASRAKLVTVDEAVLLPGPDALLAPEWVPWSERLRPGDMGPGDLLPTDAEDLRLEPGYSGEDEPAPNSTVAAAASVTGELAELVEAEDAEIAGGSPADLTIAPARGSIASVAEELGMRRARVLSRYGLHIAADRWEEAFGAKTPMAQAAPASCVSCGFLARIGGSLGQAFGVCANEFSPADGRVVSLAYGCGGHSEAAVMPSPPQPAPPRIDETRVDPFPLRPAPDSGSVPAAEDSASADLGHS, from the coding sequence GTGAGCGCAGCGACAACGCGAAGCCGCACCCCCGACCGCCTGTGCGCCGAGGCGGTCGACCTCGCCCGTGCCGCCGCCGAGGAGGCCGCCGCGCCCGGGGTCGTCGGCGAGCACGAGGGGCTCGTCTCCGAGGGTGACCGGGTCGTCACCCACTTCTTCGCCTGCCGTGAGCTCGGCTACCGGGGCTGGCGCTGGGCGGTCACCGTCGCCCGCGCCTCCCGCGCCAAGCTCGTCACGGTGGACGAGGCGGTCCTGCTGCCCGGCCCCGACGCACTGCTCGCACCGGAGTGGGTGCCGTGGAGCGAGCGACTGCGCCCCGGCGACATGGGCCCCGGCGACCTGCTGCCCACCGACGCCGAGGATCTGCGGCTGGAGCCCGGCTACTCGGGTGAGGACGAGCCGGCCCCGAACTCGACGGTCGCCGCGGCCGCCTCGGTCACCGGGGAACTCGCCGAGCTGGTGGAGGCGGAGGACGCCGAGATCGCCGGGGGCTCCCCGGCCGACCTGACGATCGCACCCGCCCGCGGCTCGATCGCGTCGGTCGCCGAGGAACTCGGTATGCGCCGCGCCCGGGTCCTGTCCCGCTACGGCCTGCACATCGCCGCCGACCGCTGGGAGGAGGCATTCGGCGCCAAGACCCCGATGGCGCAGGCGGCGCCCGCCTCCTGCGTGAGCTGCGGCTTCCTCGCCCGCATCGGCGGTTCCCTGGGCCAGGCCTTCGGCGTGTGCGCCAACGAGTTCTCCCCGGCCGACGGCCGCGTGGTCTCTCTGGCGTACGGCTGCGGCGGCCACTCCGAGGCCGCGGTCATGCCCAGTCCGCCGCAGCCCGCTCCGCCGAGGATCGACGAGACCCGCGTCGACCCGTTCCCGCTCCGCCCGGCCCCCGACTCGGGCTCGGTTCCGGCGGCGGAGGACTCGGCTTCGGCGGACCTGGGTCACTCGTAG
- a CDS encoding sacsin N-terminal ATP-binding-like domain-containing protein, translated as MSMFVRPADEGADPFGTARLRRGVLDAWAAGPARFREDANAEEDLVLGGYRDRLVVELAQNAADAAARAGVPGRLRLTLRDGVLVAANTGAPLDAAGVESLSTLRASAKRDAPDRAVGRFGVGFTAVLAVTDEPAVVGRHGGVRWSLAEARGLAGESAGGSAGLGDEIRRRDGHVPLLRLPFPAEGTAPDPYDTAVILPLRDTAAADLAERLLHAVDDALLLALPGLEDVVVEIGDDAPRTVTRRAEGDLTVVEDSREGTTRWRTAAAHGPLTSDLLADRPVEERLRPHWSVTWAVPVDADGTPARPRTSPVVHAPTPSDEPLGVPALLIASFPLDSTRRHTAPGPLTDFLVERAADAYTGLLADWRPVTAGIIDLVPGPLGKGELDGALRQAVLARLPRTSFLPPALEAGSQDEESDLPESLRPRDAEVVEGAGVETVRVLAEVLPTLLPAGLERRSELRTLGVARVPLTDAVDRLAGLEKSPDWWRRLYESLAGVDPDRLSGLPVPLADGRTTLGPRQVLLPGAEAARIDPATLARLGLKVAHPDAAHPLLEKLGALPATPRAVLTTPQVRAAVAASLDDEPALNWEDEAPDADELADTVLGLVRDSGLEPGDEPWLGALALPDEDGELSPACELVFPGGPFAQVMREGEIAAVETELAERWGEGPLAACGVLVDFVLVRATDVVLDPDELEPREGDFAEPDDVGLLDAVDVWSEDVLDRFPDSPVPPVATELVAVRDLDLVDDDQWPRALALLARPPLRDALTQPVRVLLPDGTHEVVRPYTAWWLRGHPVLGGRRPAGLRAAGSDPLLRGLYDEADATGFDDEQVLRALGVRTSVSALLDEPGGAAELLDRLADPDREVTAGQLHALYGALADLDPEQVTLPDRVRAVADGRVEVVDAADAVVVDSPDLLPFTGGVALLPVCPSRAAELAELFQVRRLSESVTGDVDTEGTEHDVPQPVRVLLGAGTPGTYVEHEELLVDDVEIDWRLTRDGVLHAATLEGVAAGLAWAARQWPRRFEVAALLEDPSRAEELARDRWFD; from the coding sequence GTGAGCATGTTCGTACGGCCTGCGGACGAGGGCGCGGACCCGTTCGGTACGGCGCGTCTGCGGCGCGGGGTGCTGGACGCCTGGGCCGCCGGTCCCGCGCGGTTCCGTGAGGACGCCAACGCCGAGGAGGATCTCGTCCTCGGCGGGTACCGGGACCGCCTCGTCGTCGAGCTGGCGCAGAACGCCGCCGACGCCGCCGCCCGCGCCGGAGTGCCGGGGCGGCTTCGGCTCACGTTGCGCGACGGGGTGCTCGTCGCCGCCAACACCGGGGCTCCACTGGACGCGGCCGGGGTCGAGTCGCTGTCCACGCTGCGTGCCTCCGCGAAGCGGGACGCACCCGACCGGGCGGTCGGGCGGTTCGGGGTCGGCTTCACCGCCGTGCTCGCCGTCACCGACGAGCCCGCCGTCGTCGGGCGGCACGGCGGGGTGCGCTGGTCGCTCGCCGAGGCGCGGGGGCTGGCCGGGGAGAGCGCCGGGGGCAGCGCCGGGCTCGGTGACGAGATCCGGCGGCGGGACGGTCATGTGCCGTTGCTGCGGCTGCCCTTCCCCGCCGAGGGGACCGCACCGGACCCGTACGACACCGCCGTCATCCTGCCACTGCGCGACACCGCCGCCGCCGATCTCGCGGAGCGGCTGCTGCACGCCGTCGACGACGCCCTGCTGCTCGCACTGCCGGGGCTGGAGGACGTCGTCGTCGAGATCGGCGACGACGCGCCCCGTACCGTGACCCGCCGGGCCGAGGGTGACCTCACCGTCGTCGAGGACTCGCGGGAGGGGACCACCCGGTGGCGCACCGCCGCCGCGCACGGGCCGCTCACCTCGGACCTGCTCGCCGACCGGCCCGTCGAGGAGCGGCTGCGACCGCACTGGTCGGTGACCTGGGCCGTTCCGGTCGACGCCGACGGCACTCCCGCCCGGCCCCGGACCAGCCCCGTCGTGCACGCACCCACCCCCAGCGACGAGCCGCTCGGCGTGCCCGCCCTGCTCATCGCCTCCTTCCCGCTGGACTCCACCCGCCGGCACACTGCCCCCGGGCCGCTCACCGACTTCCTGGTGGAGCGCGCCGCCGACGCCTACACCGGGCTCCTCGCCGACTGGCGCCCGGTGACCGCCGGGATCATCGACCTCGTGCCCGGCCCGCTCGGCAAGGGCGAGCTGGACGGGGCGCTGCGGCAGGCGGTGCTCGCACGGCTGCCGCGGACCTCCTTCCTGCCGCCCGCGCTGGAAGCGGGATCACAGGACGAGGAGTCCGACCTGCCCGAGTCGCTGCGGCCCCGGGACGCCGAAGTCGTCGAGGGGGCGGGCGTCGAGACCGTGCGGGTTCTTGCCGAAGTGCTTCCGACTCTGCTCCCCGCAGGGCTCGAGCGGCGGTCCGAGCTGCGCACGCTCGGGGTGGCCCGGGTTCCGCTGACCGACGCCGTCGACCGGCTCGCCGGGCTCGAGAAGTCGCCCGACTGGTGGCGGCGGCTGTACGAGAGCCTCGCCGGGGTCGATCCGGACCGGCTCTCCGGGCTGCCGGTGCCGCTGGCCGACGGACGCACCACCCTCGGCCCCCGTCAGGTCCTGCTGCCCGGCGCCGAGGCCGCCCGGATCGACCCCGCGACGCTGGCCCGGCTCGGCCTCAAGGTCGCCCACCCGGACGCCGCGCACCCCCTCCTGGAGAAGCTCGGCGCCCTCCCGGCGACCCCGCGGGCGGTGCTCACCACCCCGCAGGTGCGGGCCGCCGTCGCCGCCTCCCTCGACGACGAGCCCGCCCTGAACTGGGAAGACGAGGCGCCCGACGCCGACGAACTCGCCGACACCGTACTCGGGCTGGTGCGCGATTCCGGTCTCGAACCGGGCGACGAGCCCTGGCTGGGTGCCCTCGCCCTCCCCGACGAGGACGGCGAACTCTCCCCGGCCTGCGAACTGGTCTTCCCCGGAGGCCCGTTCGCCCAGGTGATGAGGGAGGGAGAAATCGCAGCAGTGGAAACCGAGTTGGCTGAGCGATGGGGTGAGGGGCCGCTCGCCGCCTGTGGTGTGCTGGTCGACTTCGTGCTCGTCCGTGCCACCGACGTCGTCCTCGACCCGGACGAACTCGAGCCCCGTGAAGGGGACTTCGCCGAGCCCGACGACGTGGGCCTGCTGGATGCCGTGGACGTGTGGAGCGAGGACGTTCTCGACCGCTTCCCCGACAGTCCCGTGCCCCCCGTCGCGACCGAACTCGTAGCCGTCCGCGACCTCGACCTCGTCGACGACGACCAGTGGCCCCGCGCCCTCGCCCTGCTCGCCCGTCCGCCGCTGCGCGACGCCCTCACCCAGCCGGTCCGCGTCCTGCTGCCCGACGGCACCCACGAGGTCGTACGCCCCTACACCGCGTGGTGGCTGCGCGGGCACCCGGTGCTCGGCGGCCGCCGCCCGGCCGGGCTGCGCGCCGCCGGGAGCGATCCGCTGCTGCGCGGCCTGTACGACGAGGCCGACGCCACCGGTTTCGACGACGAGCAGGTGCTGCGGGCCCTCGGCGTCCGTACGTCCGTGTCCGCGCTGCTCGACGAACCGGGCGGCGCCGCCGAGCTCCTCGACCGCCTGGCCGACCCCGACCGGGAGGTCACCGCCGGCCAGCTGCACGCCCTCTACGGGGCGCTGGCCGACCTGGACCCGGAGCAGGTGACCCTGCCGGACAGGGTGCGCGCGGTGGCCGACGGCCGGGTCGAGGTGGTGGACGCGGCGGATGCGGTGGTCGTCGACTCGCCCGACCTGCTGCCGTTCACCGGGGGTGTGGCCCTGCTGCCCGTGTGCCCCTCGCGAGCCGCCGAGCTGGCCGAGCTGTTCCAGGTGCGGCGGCTGAGCGAGTCCGTCACCGGCGACGTCGACACCGAGGGCACCGAGCACGACGTACCGCAGCCGGTGCGGGTGCTGCTCGGGGCGGGCACCCCGGGCACGTACGTCGAGCACGAGGAGCTCCTCGTGGACGATGTGGAGATCGACTGGCGGCTGACCCGTGACGGTGTGCTGCACGCCGCCACCCTGGAGGGCGTCGCCGCCGGGCTGGCCTGGGCGGCCCGGCAGTGGCCGCGCCGGTTCGAGGTCGCGGCGCTGCTGGAGGACCCGTCCAGGGCCGAGGAACTGGCCCGGGACCGCTGGTTCGACTGA
- the nhaA gene encoding Na+/H+ antiporter NhaA: MILRGNKAGGSQSRSRRRELAAQLSTPVRTFMATEAGSAGLLLAAVAVALIWANSPWSEAYTSLWHTDLSLSLGDARLSMDLGHWVNDGLMALFFFVIGLEVRYEVSVGELNSRRRLMLPGLAGTGGMLVPVLLYLAITPGGDAATGWGVVIGTDTAFMLGALAVVGPRFVTQLRVFLLAVTVIDDIVAVTVIGVVYSDSISVPELVAALALGVALSALTRFNVWRAAPYVLIVLVMWLATLQAGLHASIAGMLGGLLIPATNPSREGVEQATRLFRAFRQSPLADVGRTAHQGLRQAVSVNERLQTALHPWSSYVIVPVFALANAGVDLRGGVLTDALTSSLTWAVAVGLVVGKPAGIWAGARLGTRVGLGQLPTGVGQGHVLGGGALSGIGFTVSLLIAGLAFDDPVVRAEATVGVLLAAVLAATLGWLVFRLAAVLRGQTDADLPRYLDRPVDPETDHVYGPPGAPLTLVEYGDYECPFCARATGVTQELRQRFGHRFRYVFRHLPLPDVHPHSELAARAAVAADAQGHFWDMHILLFEHQDELEYEDVAGYAAELGLDVERFLRDLHDERTAARVRTDAASAEASGARGTPTFFVGNRRHTGPYDAETLARELEAYAAESDARTPTK, encoded by the coding sequence ATGATCCTGCGCGGGAACAAGGCCGGAGGCTCCCAGTCCCGGTCGCGGAGAAGAGAACTGGCGGCCCAGCTGTCCACCCCCGTGCGCACCTTCATGGCGACCGAGGCGGGCAGCGCGGGCCTGCTCCTGGCCGCTGTGGCGGTGGCCCTGATCTGGGCGAACTCACCCTGGTCGGAGGCGTACACCTCCCTCTGGCACACCGACCTTTCGCTCTCCCTCGGTGACGCCCGTCTGTCGATGGACCTCGGGCACTGGGTCAACGACGGGCTGATGGCCCTCTTCTTCTTCGTCATCGGCCTGGAGGTCCGCTACGAGGTCTCCGTGGGCGAGCTGAACAGCCGCCGCAGGCTCATGCTCCCGGGCCTCGCCGGAACCGGCGGCATGCTCGTGCCCGTCCTGCTGTATCTGGCGATCACGCCCGGGGGCGACGCCGCCACGGGCTGGGGTGTGGTCATCGGCACCGACACGGCGTTCATGCTGGGCGCGCTCGCCGTGGTGGGCCCGCGCTTCGTCACGCAGTTGCGCGTCTTCCTGCTGGCCGTCACCGTCATCGACGACATCGTGGCCGTCACCGTGATCGGCGTGGTCTACTCCGACAGCATCAGCGTGCCGGAACTGGTCGCCGCGCTCGCCCTGGGCGTGGCGCTGTCCGCGCTGACCCGCTTCAACGTCTGGCGGGCCGCTCCGTACGTCCTGATCGTCCTGGTGATGTGGCTCGCCACCCTCCAGGCCGGCCTGCACGCCTCCATCGCCGGCATGCTCGGCGGTCTCCTGATCCCCGCCACGAACCCGTCGCGCGAAGGGGTGGAGCAGGCCACGCGGCTCTTCCGCGCCTTCCGCCAGTCCCCCCTCGCGGACGTCGGCAGGACCGCGCACCAGGGGCTCCGGCAGGCCGTCTCGGTCAACGAGCGCCTCCAGACGGCGCTCCACCCCTGGTCCAGCTACGTCATCGTCCCGGTGTTCGCACTGGCCAACGCCGGTGTCGACCTGCGCGGCGGCGTCCTGACCGACGCCCTGACCTCCTCCCTCACCTGGGCCGTGGCCGTCGGTCTCGTCGTCGGAAAGCCGGCCGGCATCTGGGCCGGCGCCCGCCTCGGCACCCGGGTGGGCCTCGGTCAGCTGCCGACCGGTGTGGGGCAGGGCCATGTGCTGGGCGGGGGCGCCCTGTCCGGGATCGGCTTCACCGTCTCCCTGCTGATCGCCGGGCTCGCCTTCGACGACCCGGTGGTGCGCGCCGAGGCCACCGTCGGCGTGCTGCTGGCGGCCGTGCTCGCCGCCACCCTCGGCTGGCTCGTGTTCCGCCTGGCCGCCGTCCTGCGCGGCCAGACCGACGCGGACCTGCCCCGCTACCTGGACCGCCCGGTCGACCCGGAGACGGACCACGTCTACGGACCCCCCGGGGCGCCGCTGACCCTCGTCGAGTACGGCGACTACGAGTGCCCCTTCTGCGCACGCGCCACCGGCGTGACCCAGGAACTGCGGCAACGGTTCGGCCACCGGTTCCGCTACGTCTTCCGCCACCTGCCGCTGCCCGACGTGCACCCGCACTCCGAACTCGCCGCGCGGGCGGCCGTCGCCGCCGACGCGCAGGGGCACTTCTGGGACATGCACATCCTGCTCTTCGAGCACCAGGACGAGCTCGAGTACGAGGACGTCGCCGGCTACGCCGCCGAGCTCGGGCTCGACGTCGAGAGGTTCCTCCGCGACCTCCACGACGAGCGGACCGCCGCCAGGGTGCGGACGGACGCCGCCAGTGCCGAGGCCAGCGGTGCCCGCGGGACCCCGACGTTCTTCGTCGGCAACCGCCGGCACACCGGCCCGTACGACGCGGAGACGCTCGCCCGCGAGCTGGAGGCGTACGCGGCGGAGTCCGACGCCCGGACGCCCACGAAGTAA